A single Parabacteroides timonensis DNA region contains:
- the nuoH gene encoding NADH-quinone oxidoreductase subunit NuoH, which produces MTSLQIDFTGLTQWIGQTLSDYLSPGWALTAELILAAVALIVMIVVLVILMIYAERKIAGFMQLRLGPMRVGWCGSVQAIADVLKLLLKECVTPFKADKFLFALAPFIVLTTSFLALVPFSYSPELQLWDINIGVLYVTAVSSISVIGVMMAGWASNNKYSLLGAMRSGAQIVSYELSVGMSLIAVIAMSGSLSILGIINSQADGWWIYKGHIPAIISFIIFIIASTAELNRAPFDLAEAEQELTAGFHTEYSGMQFAMFFLSEYTNMLIASMMAATVFFGGWQPLYIHGLDGFNAIMDYIPGFIWFFGKVFFVVFLIMWFRWTFPRIRIDQLLRLEWKYLLPISIVNVLIAATVAVFEWYL; this is translated from the coding sequence ATGACAAGTTTACAAATAGATTTTACAGGTCTTACCCAATGGATCGGGCAAACATTGTCCGACTATCTGTCGCCGGGCTGGGCATTGACTGCCGAGTTAATCCTTGCAGCCGTCGCCCTTATCGTAATGATCGTTGTCCTGGTTATTCTGATGATCTACGCCGAACGAAAAATTGCCGGTTTCATGCAGCTGCGCCTCGGACCAATGCGTGTGGGTTGGTGCGGTTCCGTACAGGCTATCGCCGACGTGTTGAAGTTGCTTCTGAAAGAATGCGTCACCCCGTTCAAAGCGGATAAATTCCTCTTTGCCCTGGCCCCCTTCATCGTACTGACCACCAGCTTTCTGGCACTGGTTCCCTTTTCCTATTCGCCGGAATTACAGCTATGGGATATCAATATTGGGGTACTTTATGTCACTGCCGTTTCATCGATCAGTGTGATCGGGGTGATGATGGCGGGATGGGCCAGCAACAATAAATATTCGCTATTAGGGGCTATGCGTAGCGGTGCACAGATCGTGAGTTACGAACTCTCTGTCGGTATGTCACTGATTGCCGTTATTGCCATGAGCGGTTCACTGTCCATCCTCGGGATCATCAATTCGCAGGCTGACGGATGGTGGATTTACAAAGGACATATTCCGGCAATCATCTCTTTCATAATATTTATTATCGCCTCAACAGCCGAGCTGAACCGTGCCCCCTTTGACCTGGCAGAAGCCGAACAGGAGCTGACAGCCGGATTTCATACCGAATATTCGGGCATGCAGTTTGCCATGTTCTTTCTTTCGGAATATACCAATATGTTGATCGCCTCTATGATGGCAGCAACGGTATTCTTCGGAGGCTGGCAACCGCTCTACATTCACGGACTCGACGGTTTCAATGCAATAATGGATTATATTCCGGGATTTATCTGGTTCTTCGGCAAAGTATTCTTTGTGGTGTTCCTGATCATGTGGTTCCGTTGGACCTTTCCACGTATCCGTATCGACCAGCTGCTTCGCCTGGAATGGAAATACCTGCTGCCCATCAGCATTGTCAATGTACTTATTGCTGCTACCGTTGCAGTATTTGAATGGTATTTATAA
- a CDS encoding NADH-quinone oxidoreductase subunit D, which produces MEKYMEITPDESEGFIINIGPQHPSTHGVLRLRTQLDGETILNMDPHPGYIHRGIEKMCESLGYKQFIYLTSRMDYLSAHMNNQACALCIEKGAGLEVPERAQVIRVIMAELQRLASHLLWWGCMGLDMGAVSPFFYAFREREMILEIFEETGGNRLTMNYITPGGVMQDLHPDFVCKVKEVLASLKKHEHEYGELLTGNIIFRKRLEGVGILTPELAVSLGCTGPVARGSGISCDVRKQAPYDVYDQVEFKEILFSGGDCMNRYMVRMEEMKESISIIEQLIDRIPEGSFRNKPKGMLKLPEGEYYHRVETARGELGVYIVADGSAKPWRVKFRTPNFSNLTALKPLSIGSKVGDLVAIMSTLDLIIPDIDR; this is translated from the coding sequence ATGGAAAAATATATGGAAATAACACCTGACGAATCGGAAGGTTTCATCATCAATATTGGCCCGCAACACCCGTCCACACACGGAGTACTTCGCTTGCGTACCCAACTGGACGGTGAAACGATCCTGAATATGGACCCGCATCCGGGTTATATTCACAGGGGCATCGAAAAGATGTGCGAGTCGTTGGGCTACAAGCAATTTATCTATCTGACAAGTCGGATGGACTATCTCTCAGCCCACATGAACAATCAGGCATGCGCTCTCTGTATCGAGAAAGGAGCCGGCCTTGAAGTTCCCGAGCGTGCGCAGGTGATCAGGGTTATCATGGCGGAATTACAACGTCTCGCCTCGCATTTGCTCTGGTGGGGCTGCATGGGATTGGATATGGGAGCCGTTTCTCCCTTTTTCTACGCATTCCGCGAACGGGAAATGATACTCGAAATCTTTGAGGAGACAGGGGGCAACCGGTTGACGATGAATTATATTACTCCGGGCGGTGTTATGCAGGATTTACATCCGGATTTCGTGTGCAAGGTAAAAGAGGTACTCGCCTCCCTGAAAAAACATGAACATGAATACGGCGAATTGCTTACGGGCAATATCATCTTCCGTAAACGCCTGGAAGGTGTCGGCATACTGACTCCGGAACTTGCCGTTTCACTGGGTTGCACAGGCCCGGTTGCAAGAGGCTCCGGTATTTCATGCGATGTCCGCAAACAGGCACCTTATGATGTTTACGATCAGGTAGAGTTCAAAGAGATCCTTTTCTCCGGGGGAGATTGCATGAACCGGTACATGGTCCGGATGGAAGAGATGAAAGAGTCTATCTCCATTATCGAACAGCTGATCGACCGTATCCCCGAAGGTTCTTTCCGCAATAAACCCAAAGGAATGCTGAAACTTCCCGAAGGAGAATACTACCACCGGGTAGAGACTGCACGCGGTGAATTGGGTGTATATATTGTTGCCGACGGCTCAGCCAAACCCTGGCGTGTGAAATTCCGGACACCGAACTTCAGCAATCTGACGGCACTCAAACCTTTGTCGATCGGTTCGAAAGTGGGAGATCTTGTGGCGATCATGTCGACACTCGACCTGATAATACCTGATATTGACAGATAA
- a CDS encoding NADH-quinone oxidoreductase subunit C has protein sequence MNKEELTTLLSNRFQGKDIGESFGLPALIIAKEELMDTAHLLKEDQRFGFNQLVCETVTDRSEYFELVCHLRAVGKGHEMILKTHVEREETPLLPSLYELWQAAELFEDEIYDLFGIRFDNHPHLRRLFLDEEFEGYPLRKDFVNTLDL, from the coding sequence ATGAATAAAGAAGAACTGACAACATTACTCTCCAACCGTTTCCAGGGGAAAGATATAGGAGAAAGTTTCGGGCTTCCGGCTCTGATAATCGCAAAAGAGGAGCTTATGGATACCGCCCATCTGCTGAAAGAGGACCAGAGATTTGGTTTTAATCAGCTGGTTTGCGAAACAGTAACAGACCGTAGCGAATATTTTGAACTGGTCTGTCACCTGCGTGCGGTAGGCAAAGGACATGAAATGATCCTGAAAACACACGTGGAGCGGGAAGAGACTCCTCTCCTTCCCTCACTCTATGAGTTATGGCAGGCTGCAGAATTGTTCGAAGACGAGATATACGACCTGTTCGGTATCCGTTTCGATAATCATCCGCATCTACGCAGGTTATTCCTGGATGAAGAATTCGAGGGATATCCATTACGTAAAGATTTTGTGAACACGCTCGATTTGTAA
- a CDS encoding NADH-quinone oxidoreductase subunit B, whose protein sequence is MEMKKDFLPEIPEEFRENLGRNVLVTTIDKIAGWARSNSLWPLTFGTSCCAIEMMSAASAKYDWSRFGFEVARATPRQADLIIVAGTITSKMAPVLRRLYDQIPEPKYVIAMGACTITGGPFAKDSYTVVRGVDKIVPVDVYIPGCPPRPEALLQGMMALQQKIKLQKAYVIEKPKDEPEL, encoded by the coding sequence ATGGAAATGAAAAAAGACTTTTTACCCGAGATACCGGAAGAGTTCCGCGAGAACCTGGGACGGAACGTCCTGGTTACGACCATAGACAAAATTGCCGGATGGGCACGTAGTAATTCACTCTGGCCATTGACTTTCGGAACTAGCTGCTGTGCTATTGAAATGATGAGTGCAGCATCCGCCAAATACGACTGGTCGCGCTTCGGCTTCGAAGTGGCGCGTGCCACCCCACGACAGGCCGACCTGATCATTGTAGCCGGTACAATCACGAGCAAGATGGCTCCGGTACTACGCCGTTTGTACGACCAGATACCGGAACCCAAATACGTGATCGCGATGGGAGCCTGTACGATTACCGGCGGCCCATTTGCCAAAGATAGCTACACAGTCGTACGGGGCGTAGACAAGATTGTTCCGGTAGATGTCTATATTCCGGGGTGCCCGCCCCGACCGGAAGCCTTATTACAGGGGATGATGGCGTTGCAGCAAAAAATCAAATTGCAGAAAGCGTATGTAATAGAGAAACCTAAAGACGAACCGGAGTTATGA
- a CDS encoding NADH-quinone oxidoreductase subunit A, with amino-acid sequence MGAISILLMLFAGIGFAGLAIGVGKLVSTKRRNPVKGEAYECGLPTEGTSWGQFNVGYYLFSLSFLIFDVEMVFLYPWAVTLKEVGAPALVEIIFFMLFLFMGLLYAFKKKALQWK; translated from the coding sequence ATGGGAGCTATATCAATTTTACTAATGCTGTTCGCCGGCATTGGTTTTGCCGGCCTGGCTATAGGCGTAGGCAAACTGGTGTCAACGAAACGCAGAAACCCGGTCAAAGGGGAGGCTTACGAGTGCGGACTTCCCACAGAAGGAACATCCTGGGGGCAGTTTAACGTAGGTTATTACCTTTTCTCCTTATCCTTTCTCATCTTCGATGTGGAAATGGTATTCCTTTATCCCTGGGCCGTCACACTGAAAGAAGTAGGTGCCCCGGCACTGGTCGAGATTATCTTTTTTATGCTGTTCCTGTTCATGGGATTGCTTTACGCATTTAAAAAGAAAGCATTACAATGGAAATGA
- a CDS encoding tetratricopeptide repeat protein, which translates to MNKKFLLSFFVMAAILTLSSCSNKLKPLAEEYIKAEPQPLEAIGGKVPVTINATFPAKWFNKKAVVTVTPVLRYAGGEAWGTSYTYQGEKVKGNNQVIPQKEGANVTMKSAFTYKPEMKKSELYLTFDAKIKNKTVKLPDVKIGEGVIATSELADAATATAAIAADKFQRIIKEAHDANIMFLIQQAELRSKELNSTSIKDWKDLVKNADEAPNQNVAIEISAYASPDGGVKLNTGLAERREGNTSKYLAKELKKMKVDAPVDARYTAQDWEGFKELVSASNLQDKDLVLRVISMYQDPETREKEIKNISAVYSDLAETILPQLRRSRLTANIEIIGKSDDEISALAKSNPAELNIEEILYAATLTNNDAEKMAIYTKASELYPNCYRTWNNIGMMAFKAGDLAKAEQMFNKSNSVKANNEANMNLGLIALTKGDQAKAQQLFGNAAGVAELGEALGVLYLEQGEYAKAVNSFGSVKTNNAALAQLLVKDYSKASQTLNAVANPDATTSYLKAVVAARTNDANGVISNLKAAIAADKAMAKEAAIDLEFAKYATNADFASLVK; encoded by the coding sequence ATGAACAAAAAGTTTTTATTGTCATTCTTCGTAATGGCAGCAATTTTAACCCTTTCTTCTTGTTCTAACAAGTTGAAACCGCTAGCTGAAGAGTATATCAAAGCTGAGCCGCAGCCGCTAGAGGCTATCGGAGGCAAAGTTCCGGTAACTATCAACGCAACATTCCCTGCAAAATGGTTCAATAAAAAAGCTGTTGTAACAGTAACTCCGGTTCTTCGTTACGCAGGTGGTGAAGCATGGGGAACATCCTACACTTATCAAGGTGAAAAAGTAAAAGGTAACAATCAGGTTATCCCGCAGAAAGAAGGTGCTAACGTAACAATGAAATCTGCTTTTACTTACAAACCAGAAATGAAGAAATCTGAATTGTATCTGACTTTCGATGCAAAGATCAAGAACAAAACAGTTAAATTGCCGGACGTAAAAATCGGTGAAGGCGTAATCGCAACTTCTGAATTGGCTGACGCTGCTACTGCAACTGCTGCTATCGCTGCTGACAAATTCCAGCGTATCATCAAAGAAGCTCACGATGCTAACATCATGTTCCTTATCCAACAAGCTGAACTTCGTTCAAAAGAACTGAACTCTACATCTATCAAAGATTGGAAAGACCTGGTAAAAAATGCAGACGAAGCTCCTAACCAGAATGTAGCAATCGAAATTTCTGCTTATGCATCTCCTGATGGTGGTGTTAAACTGAACACTGGTTTGGCTGAAAGACGTGAAGGTAACACTTCTAAATATCTGGCTAAAGAATTGAAGAAAATGAAAGTTGATGCTCCGGTTGATGCACGTTACACTGCTCAGGACTGGGAAGGCTTCAAAGAATTGGTATCTGCTTCTAACCTGCAGGATAAAGACCTCGTATTAAGAGTTATCTCTATGTACCAGGATCCTGAAACAAGAGAAAAAGAAATCAAAAACATCTCTGCTGTATATTCTGATTTGGCAGAAACTATCTTACCTCAGTTGCGTCGTTCTCGTTTGACTGCTAACATCGAAATCATCGGTAAGTCTGACGACGAAATCAGCGCATTGGCAAAGAGCAACCCTGCAGAACTGAACATCGAAGAAATTCTGTATGCTGCTACTCTGACTAACAACGATGCTGAAAAGATGGCTATCTATACAAAAGCTTCTGAACTGTATCCTAACTGCTACCGCACTTGGAACAACATCGGTATGATGGCATTCAAGGCTGGTGACCTGGCTAAGGCTGAACAGATGTTCAACAAATCTAACTCTGTTAAGGCTAACAACGAAGCTAACATGAACTTAGGTCTTATCGCTCTGACTAAGGGTGACCAGGCTAAAGCTCAGCAATTGTTCGGTAACGCTGCTGGCGTAGCTGAATTAGGCGAAGCTTTGGGTGTTCTTTATCTGGAACAAGGCGAATATGCTAAGGCTGTTAACTCTTTCGGTTCTGTTAAGACAAACAACGCTGCTTTGGCTCAGTTGTTAGTAAAAGATTACAGCAAAGCATCTCAGACTCTGAATGCTGTTGCTAATCCTGATGCTACTACTTCTTACCTGAAAGCGGTTGTTGCTGCTCGTACAAACGACGCAAACGGTGTTATCAGCAACCTGAAAGCTGCTATCGCTGCTGACAAAGCTATGGCTAAAGAAGCTGCTATCGATCTGGAATTTGCTAAATATGCAACTAACGCAGATTTCGCTAGCTTGGTTAAGTAA
- a CDS encoding T9SS type A sorting domain-containing protein, whose amino-acid sequence MKKLVVLFALCLLISDHLTGQISHGGKPLPMTVLSTRSGSIFKEMPSFDIDEQLRIDSLNESDLRSGYHFAYKFMTDFTPENSGSSFTLADGTRVWRLGIRSAKAYSINVLFTEFELPEGAQLFLYNPDQTHILGSFNYLNNSELGILPVSPVQGDELIIEYQEPANVPFHGRLKVGEVNHDYRGLKEYEPKDDSPYFWCMKPLACLQQETDKYDDIGHSVVLIVLNGETACTGTLINNTENDGKPYILTASHCLNKQFTIENPDYEQIAGTIVTFFNYESPLCDPIMRGTEEMSMASTYFRATNESTDMALLELLETPPVYYQPYYAGWNAKDEGTAPYINIHHPNASVKRFSKTDNVIIDSYPQALFGENGHWHVEEWAEGSTYGGSSGSPLFDKNNRIIGGLSGGFSACSKPYNDYFYMLSRSWDISPDPDKQLKTWLDPSNRNKELICNGIDPYTTTPAIRLSNISESGKRNTIETTALPSPGKGPAFGNNSLGMTEFTEMYKTTGDASIFGAYIVNPSIANSKNIDIEITVYSGSNKPERLLHTEAFKPKFTTLKEKGEIFIDSLKPLNRDQESFIPFSEPVTVSGTFFIGYKIKSSTDETFFSAFNLPKGETSKNTTWIHYKEEWIEATAHPASPMNTSLFIDPVIQYNTTSANTSIEKSNPIRIFTGSTPKTVHILLPENIRQAQYSMIATDGRTVRSGTVYTGQNTVTTPSVTTGIYLIRVTYNNESFTQKILF is encoded by the coding sequence ATGAAAAAGCTAGTCGTACTTTTCGCGCTATGTCTGTTGATATCCGACCATCTAACAGGGCAAATCAGTCACGGAGGCAAACCTCTTCCGATGACGGTATTAAGTACCCGCTCCGGAAGTATATTCAAAGAAATGCCCTCTTTTGACATAGATGAACAATTACGTATCGATTCACTGAATGAAAGCGATTTACGCAGCGGTTATCATTTCGCCTATAAGTTTATGACAGACTTTACACCGGAAAACTCAGGCTCCAGTTTTACACTGGCCGACGGGACCCGTGTGTGGCGGTTAGGCATACGTTCGGCCAAAGCTTATTCCATCAATGTATTATTTACTGAATTCGAATTACCCGAAGGTGCCCAGCTTTTCCTGTATAATCCTGACCAGACACATATTTTAGGTTCATTCAATTATCTGAACAATTCGGAACTCGGGATACTACCCGTTTCACCGGTACAGGGTGACGAACTGATCATCGAATATCAGGAACCTGCCAATGTACCCTTTCATGGAAGACTAAAAGTAGGAGAAGTCAACCACGACTATCGGGGACTGAAAGAATATGAACCTAAAGATGACAGTCCCTATTTCTGGTGCATGAAACCGTTAGCCTGCCTGCAACAGGAAACAGATAAATACGATGACATCGGACATAGCGTCGTCCTGATCGTACTCAACGGAGAAACGGCTTGTACAGGTACATTAATTAATAATACAGAAAACGACGGAAAGCCTTATATCCTGACAGCCTCCCATTGTCTGAACAAGCAATTTACAATTGAAAATCCGGACTATGAACAGATCGCCGGAACCATTGTAACTTTCTTCAACTACGAAAGTCCACTTTGCGACCCTATAATGAGGGGCACGGAGGAGATGTCGATGGCTTCGACCTACTTCAGAGCAACCAACGAGAGTACGGATATGGCTCTGCTCGAACTATTGGAAACTCCACCGGTCTACTATCAACCTTATTACGCAGGATGGAATGCCAAAGATGAAGGAACAGCACCCTATATCAATATTCACCACCCGAATGCTTCCGTAAAAAGGTTCTCAAAGACCGATAATGTAATAATAGATTCTTATCCACAGGCTTTATTCGGAGAAAACGGACACTGGCATGTAGAAGAGTGGGCGGAAGGGAGTACTTACGGGGGTTCATCCGGCTCTCCTTTGTTCGATAAAAACAACCGGATAATCGGAGGTTTGTCCGGAGGATTTTCCGCCTGTTCGAAACCATACAACGATTACTTCTACATGTTAAGCCGAAGCTGGGATATATCTCCCGACCCGGACAAACAACTAAAAACGTGGCTCGATCCATCCAACCGTAACAAAGAACTTATCTGTAACGGTATCGATCCATATACAACAACACCAGCTATTCGCCTGAGCAATATCAGTGAAAGTGGCAAAAGAAATACGATAGAAACGACCGCCCTCCCCTCACCCGGGAAAGGACCGGCTTTCGGTAACAACTCATTAGGCATGACCGAATTTACAGAAATGTATAAAACAACAGGGGATGCCTCCATTTTTGGTGCGTATATAGTTAATCCATCTATCGCCAACTCTAAAAATATCGATATAGAAATAACCGTTTACAGCGGAAGCAACAAACCGGAAAGACTTTTACATACCGAGGCATTCAAGCCGAAGTTCACGACATTGAAAGAAAAAGGTGAAATATTTATCGACTCACTTAAGCCTTTGAACCGCGACCAGGAGTCGTTCATCCCATTCTCAGAGCCGGTCACGGTATCCGGGACTTTCTTTATCGGTTATAAAATCAAATCTTCTACAGATGAGACCTTCTTTTCGGCATTTAATCTACCAAAAGGAGAAACCAGTAAAAACACGACCTGGATTCATTATAAAGAAGAATGGATCGAAGCGACCGCTCATCCGGCATCACCGATGAATACATCCCTGTTTATCGACCCGGTTATCCAATATAACACCACATCGGCCAACACATCCATCGAAAAAAGTAATCCTATCCGTATATTTACAGGATCGACTCCTAAAACAGTCCATATCCTGCTCCCGGAAAATATCAGACAAGCCCAATACTCAATGATTGCGACAGACGGAAGAACGGTACGGAGCGGAACGGTCTACACTGGCCAAAACACAGTCACAACACCCTCTGTCACAACAGGGATTTATCTGATACGAGTCACTTACAATAATGAAAGTTTCACGCAAAAGATATTATTTTAA
- a CDS encoding fumarate hydratase, with product MATPPFKYQAPFPLGPDTTEYYLLTKDYVSVSEFEGQPMLKIAKEGLTAMANAAFRDVAFMLRPEHNEQVAKILSDPEASDNDKFVALTFLRNAEVSAKGQLPFCQDTGTAIIHGEKGQHVWTGYCDEEALSLGVYKTYTEENLRYSQNAPLNMYDEVNTKCNLPAQIDIEATEGMEYKFLCVAKGGGSANKTYLFQETKAILNPATLVPFLVEKMKTLGTAACPPYHIAFVIGGTSAEKNLLTVKLASTHYYDNLPTSGNEGGQAFRDIELEKQVLEAAHNIGLGAQFGGKYYAHDVRIVRLPRHGASCPVGMGVSCSADRNIKCKINKDGIWIEKMDSNPGRLIPEELRKAGEGNAVKINLNQPMADILKELTKYPVSTRLSLSGTIVVGRDIAHAKLKERIDKGEGLPQYIKDHPIYYAGPAKTPAGMASGSFGPTTAGRMDSYVDLFQDNGGSMIMIAKGNRSQQVTDACQKHGGFYLGSIGGPAAILAQESIKKVECLEYPELGMEAIWKIEVEDFPAFILVDDKGNDFFKQLKPRCSCSK from the coding sequence ATGGCAACACCTCCTTTCAAGTATCAGGCACCGTTCCCACTCGGACCGGATACAACAGAGTATTATCTGCTTACAAAAGATTATGTATCGGTATCCGAATTTGAAGGACAGCCGATGCTGAAAATTGCAAAAGAAGGACTTACAGCGATGGCTAACGCTGCTTTCCGTGATGTGGCTTTCATGCTTCGTCCCGAGCACAACGAACAGGTGGCTAAGATCCTGAGCGATCCGGAAGCCAGCGACAACGATAAGTTCGTGGCATTGACTTTCCTGCGTAATGCGGAAGTATCTGCAAAAGGACAGCTTCCTTTCTGCCAGGATACCGGTACGGCTATTATCCACGGTGAAAAAGGCCAGCATGTATGGACTGGATATTGTGATGAAGAGGCGCTTTCTTTGGGTGTTTACAAAACTTATACGGAAGAAAACCTGCGTTATTCACAGAATGCTCCTTTAAATATGTACGACGAGGTAAATACGAAATGTAACTTACCTGCACAGATCGACATCGAAGCTACTGAAGGTATGGAATATAAATTCCTCTGTGTAGCTAAAGGCGGTGGTTCTGCCAACAAGACTTATCTGTTCCAGGAAACAAAAGCGATCCTGAACCCGGCTACCCTGGTTCCGTTCCTGGTAGAAAAAATGAAGACATTGGGTACGGCTGCTTGCCCTCCTTATCATATTGCGTTCGTTATCGGTGGTACTTCTGCTGAAAAGAACCTGTTGACAGTGAAGCTGGCTTCTACTCATTATTACGACAACTTGCCTACAAGCGGTAACGAAGGCGGACAGGCTTTCCGTGATATCGAATTGGAAAAACAGGTACTGGAAGCCGCTCACAACATCGGTTTGGGTGCCCAGTTCGGCGGTAAGTATTATGCGCACGACGTTCGTATCGTTCGTCTACCCCGCCACGGTGCTTCTTGCCCGGTAGGTATGGGTGTTTCCTGTTCTGCCGACCGTAACATCAAATGTAAGATCAATAAAGACGGTATCTGGATCGAAAAGATGGATTCAAATCCTGGCCGTCTGATCCCAGAGGAATTGCGTAAGGCCGGTGAAGGGAATGCTGTAAAGATCAATTTGAACCAGCCGATGGCTGATATCCTGAAAGAACTGACTAAATATCCGGTATCGACTCGCCTTTCTCTGAGCGGAACGATCGTGGTAGGTCGCGACATTGCGCACGCTAAACTGAAAGAACGTATCGATAAAGGGGAAGGTCTGCCTCAATACATCAAAGATCATCCTATTTATTATGCAGGTCCTGCCAAGACTCCGGCTGGAATGGCTTCCGGTTCTTTCGGCCCGACAACTGCCGGTCGTATGGACTCGTATGTCGACCTGTTCCAGGACAATGGCGGTAGCATGATCATGATTGCCAAGGGTAACCGTAGCCAGCAGGTTACAGATGCCTGTCAGAAGCATGGTGGTTTCTACCTCGGTAGTATCGGTGGTCCGGCTGCTATCCTTGCACAGGAAAGCATCAAGAAGGTAGAATGTCTGGAATATCCTGAACTGGGAATGGAAGCAATCTGGAAGATCGAAGTAGAAGACTTCCCTGCATTTATTCTGGTTGACGATAAGGGTAACGATTTCTTCAAACAGCTGAAGCCGCGTTGTTCTTGTAGTAAATAA